The proteins below come from a single Bartonella schoenbuchensis R1 genomic window:
- a CDS encoding lambda exonuclease family protein, which translates to MEQRTPEWFQARLGKVTASNINSIVDKTAKGSPTSKYEEYKLKLIGERLTGITSLSYETHAMRWGRKYEDSAIQKYSLRRLVTVTRCGFIPHPTIEMAGASPDGLIGDEGLIEVKCPQLTTYTRFLLDSEIKPEYILQMQFQMACTGRKWCDFVSYNPLFVDKSPHLCIKVQRVQRDDEQIERINKAVETFLEEIEQETRVFTQAA; encoded by the coding sequence ATGGAACAAAGAACACCAGAGTGGTTTCAAGCTCGTTTAGGTAAAGTCACAGCTTCAAATATTAACAGCATCGTTGATAAAACAGCTAAAGGCTCACCGACAAGCAAATATGAAGAGTACAAACTCAAACTCATTGGAGAACGCTTAACGGGCATAACAAGTCTATCTTATGAAACACATGCTATGCGATGGGGACGTAAATATGAAGACAGTGCAATTCAAAAATACAGCCTTAGACGTTTGGTTACTGTCACACGGTGCGGATTTATTCCTCATCCGACAATTGAAATGGCAGGGGCTAGTCCTGATGGTCTTATTGGTGATGAGGGGCTCATAGAGGTCAAATGCCCTCAACTAACAACGTATACACGTTTTTTGTTAGATAGTGAAATCAAGCCTGAATATATCTTACAAATGCAATTCCAAATGGCTTGCACAGGGCGAAAATGGTGTGATTTTGTTAGCTACAACCCCTTGTTTGTAGATAAATCACCTCACTTATGTATCAAAGTTCAACGCGTTCAACGCGATGATGAGCAGATTGAACGTATCAATAAGGCTGTCGAAACTTTTTTAGAAGAAATAGAACAAGAAACGCGTGTCTTTACGCAAGCTGCTTAA
- a CDS encoding helix-turn-helix transcriptional regulator yields the protein MIFDDGDRYVTTRECAQLFSVSTTTIRNWVTRGLFPKPYKLGKSVRWRKKEILAFTPKEIS from the coding sequence ATGATATTTGATGATGGCGATAGATATGTCACAACACGTGAATGTGCTCAACTTTTTAGCGTATCAACAACAACGATTCGCAATTGGGTGACACGAGGATTATTTCCCAAACCATATAAGCTGGGTAAATCAGTAAGATGGAGAAAAAAAGAAATCTTGGCATTTACTCCAAAGGAAATAAGCTGA
- the accC gene encoding acetyl-CoA carboxylase biotin carboxylase subunit, protein MIQKILIANRGEIALRILRACKELGIKTVAIHSTADADAMHVRLSDESVCIGPPPSRDSYLNIHQIISACEITGADAIHPGYGFLSENAKFADILEAHEITFIGPTSAHIRIMGDKIEAKKTAKNLGIPIVPGSDGAVTDEKEALRIIDEIGYPVIIKASAGGGGRGMKVVRSEKELSTAFNTARSEARAAFNDDAVYIEKYLEKPRHIEIQVIGDGAGNAIHLGERDCSLQRRHQKVWEEAYSPALNELERKKIGSIVANACAKLGYRGAGTIEFLYENGEFYFIEMNTRLQVEHPVTEAITGIDLVHEQIHIASGQGLSVAQDDIRFSGHAIECRINAENPINFTPSPGLITHFHTPGGLGVRVDSGAYSGYYIPPYYDSLIGKLIVHGRTRLECMMRLRRALDEFVVDGIKTTLPLFRDLIGNQDIIDGNYNIHWLEKYLADKSA, encoded by the coding sequence ATGATTCAGAAAATCCTCATTGCTAACCGAGGAGAAATTGCTCTTCGCATCCTACGGGCTTGTAAAGAGCTTGGAATCAAAACTGTAGCTATTCATTCAACTGCTGATGCTGATGCTATGCATGTTCGTCTTTCTGATGAAAGTGTTTGTATTGGCCCTCCTCCATCTCGTGATTCTTATTTAAATATTCACCAAATTATTTCTGCGTGCGAGATTACAGGAGCTGATGCTATTCATCCAGGATATGGATTTCTTTCTGAAAATGCAAAATTTGCAGACATTTTAGAAGCCCATGAAATTACATTTATTGGCCCAACATCTGCGCATATTCGCATCATGGGTGATAAAATTGAAGCAAAAAAAACCGCTAAAAATCTTGGAATTCCTATTGTGCCGGGTTCAGATGGAGCTGTAACTGATGAAAAAGAAGCTCTGCGTATTATTGATGAAATCGGTTACCCTGTTATTATTAAAGCTTCTGCAGGTGGCGGCGGACGCGGTATGAAAGTCGTTCGTTCTGAAAAAGAACTTTCCACTGCTTTCAATACAGCACGTTCAGAAGCTCGTGCTGCATTTAATGATGATGCAGTTTATATCGAAAAATATTTAGAAAAACCACGCCACATTGAAATTCAAGTTATAGGTGATGGAGCTGGCAATGCCATTCATTTAGGAGAACGTGATTGTTCACTTCAACGGCGCCATCAAAAAGTATGGGAAGAAGCCTACTCACCTGCCCTTAATGAACTTGAACGAAAAAAGATTGGTTCCATTGTTGCAAATGCTTGCGCAAAACTTGGTTATCGTGGAGCAGGAACTATTGAATTTCTTTATGAAAATGGAGAATTCTATTTTATTGAAATGAATACCCGTTTACAGGTTGAACATCCTGTAACTGAGGCAATTACAGGTATAGATTTGGTCCATGAACAAATTCATATTGCATCTGGTCAAGGGCTTTCAGTTGCACAAGATGATATTCGTTTTTCTGGCCATGCTATTGAATGCCGTATTAATGCTGAAAATCCAATTAACTTTACGCCATCACCAGGACTTATCACACATTTTCACACACCTGGAGGTTTAGGGGTTCGTGTCGATTCAGGTGCTTATTCAGGTTATTATATTCCACCTTATTATGACAGCTTAATTGGCAAATTAATTGTTCATGGGCGTACACGCTTAGAGTGTATGATGCGTTTACGACGTGCTTTAGATGAATTTGTGGTTGATGGAATTAAAACTACGTTACCTTTATTTCGTGATCTTATTGGTAACCAAGATATTATTGATGGAAACTATAACATCCACTGGTTAGAAAAATATCTTGCTGATAAATCAGCTTGA
- the accB gene encoding acetyl-CoA carboxylase biotin carboxyl carrier protein — protein MAIKKTDATKHTEINMELIRDLAKILNDTNLTNIELEQGGLRICVSRQNTLAAPEQTIYASIPAPTVTSSSNLTAPTPTKEEQSNNAITSPMVGTAYLAPAPGAQPFVEIGQNVSEGQTLLIIEAMKTMNHIPSPRSGTVTAVLVKDAQPVEFDEPLIIVE, from the coding sequence ATGGCAATAAAAAAAACGGATGCGACTAAACATACCGAAATTAATATGGAACTTATCCGCGACCTTGCTAAAATTTTGAATGATACAAATTTAACTAATATTGAGCTTGAACAAGGCGGGCTTCGTATTTGTGTATCACGCCAAAACACTTTAGCGGCTCCTGAACAAACAATTTATGCGTCTATTCCGGCTCCTACTGTAACCTCTTCTTCAAACCTAACGGCTCCAACACCGACAAAAGAAGAGCAATCAAATAACGCAATAACATCTCCAATGGTTGGTACTGCATATCTTGCACCTGCACCCGGTGCACAACCTTTTGTAGAAATAGGACAAAATGTTTCTGAAGGTCAAACATTGCTCATTATTGAAGCAATGAAAACAATGAATCATATTCCGTCACCACGTTCAGGCACCGTAACTGCTGTTCTTGTTAAAGATGCTCAACCAGTTGAGTTTGATGAACCACTTATTATTGTTGAATAA
- the glpD gene encoding glycerol-3-phosphate dehydrogenase → MKATTHYDLFIIGGGINGCGVARDAAGRGFSVGLAEMNDLASGTSSASTKLIHGGLRYLEHYEFGLVREALKEREIIWRMAPHIVRPLRFILPYHKRMRSAWMLRFGFFLYDYLGGWNQKLWRSKKVDFSKEFSTPLQKIYNKGFEYSDATVDDTRLVIANARDAKKRGADIKVRTEVLSLKIEEQKWLITLHDKLNNQEYFVSASYIANMAGPWVNHILSNVLDYKEYSPVRLVKGSHIVVPSLYTHDRAYIFQNNDGRIIFAIPYQEKFTLIGTTDCDYQGDFTDIRISNAEIDYICAAANEYFAQPILRENIVWSYSGVRPLYDNGATKAQETTRNYVLKEVGIGSAPRILNLYGGKITTYRKLAEDVMKFVEKALGSKGVAWTINSVLPGGDFPCDQLGMIEKKIALLLPDLDAFTWRRLARSYGTEALIIFANGKADRGKDFGHGLYEVEVKWLMEKEWAKTCEDVLWRRSKLGLLLNKQETDVLATYIKDKRKID, encoded by the coding sequence ATGAAAGCCACAACGCATTATGATTTGTTTATTATTGGGGGTGGGATAAACGGATGTGGAGTGGCAAGAGATGCAGCAGGTCGTGGGTTTAGTGTTGGATTAGCTGAAATGAACGATCTTGCATCGGGTACGTCAAGTGCATCAACAAAGCTTATTCATGGTGGTCTTCGTTATCTTGAACATTATGAATTTGGACTTGTTCGTGAAGCATTGAAGGAACGAGAAATTATTTGGCGTATGGCTCCACATATTGTGCGTCCTTTACGTTTTATTCTTCCCTATCATAAAAGAATGCGTTCTGCTTGGATGTTACGTTTTGGGTTTTTCCTTTATGACTATCTTGGTGGTTGGAATCAAAAACTATGGCGTAGCAAAAAGGTTGATTTTTCAAAAGAATTTAGCACTCCACTTCAGAAAATTTATAATAAAGGTTTTGAGTATTCCGATGCAACAGTAGATGATACCCGTTTAGTTATTGCCAATGCACGCGATGCAAAAAAAAGAGGGGCTGATATAAAAGTACGCACAGAAGTTTTATCTTTAAAAATAGAAGAACAAAAATGGCTTATAACGCTTCATGATAAGTTAAATAATCAAGAATATTTTGTTTCTGCCTCCTATATTGCAAATATGGCAGGACCTTGGGTCAATCATATTTTAAGCAATGTTTTAGATTATAAAGAATATTCACCAGTGCGGCTTGTCAAAGGGTCTCATATCGTAGTCCCAAGCCTTTATACTCATGATCGTGCTTATATTTTTCAAAATAATGATGGCCGTATTATTTTTGCTATTCCGTATCAGGAAAAATTTACATTGATTGGAACAACAGATTGTGACTATCAAGGTGATTTTACTGATATTCGTATTAGCAATGCAGAGATTGACTATATTTGCGCAGCAGCAAATGAATATTTCGCTCAACCAATATTACGTGAAAACATTGTGTGGAGCTATTCTGGCGTTCGCCCGCTTTATGATAATGGTGCTACAAAAGCACAAGAAACTACACGTAATTATGTTTTAAAAGAAGTGGGCATAGGAAGTGCTCCACGAATTCTTAATCTTTATGGTGGCAAGATTACAACTTATCGTAAATTAGCTGAAGATGTAATGAAGTTTGTTGAAAAGGCGCTTGGTTCTAAGGGGGTGGCGTGGACAATAAATTCAGTGCTACCTGGTGGTGATTTTCCGTGTGATCAACTGGGTATGATTGAAAAAAAGATTGCTCTTTTGCTTCCAGATTTAGATGCATTTACATGGCGCAGGCTTGCTCGCTCCTATGGTACAGAAGCGCTCATAATATTTGCCAATGGTAAGGCAGATAGAGGAAAAGATTTTGGGCATGGACTTTATGAAGTAGAAGTCAAATGGTTAATGGAAAAGGAATGGGCTAAGACGTGTGAAGATGTATTATGGCGTCGTTCAAAACTTGGACTTTTATTGAATAAACAAGAAACTGATGTTCTTGCTACTTATATAAAGGATAAAAGAAAGATCGACTAA
- the dusA gene encoding tRNA dihydrouridine(20/20a) synthase DusA has product MTLYNSPSLVKFAVAPMLDWTDRHCRFFYRLLTKKALLYTEMVVADAAIHGIRERLLGFSDEEHPIALQLGGSDSQKLAEAARIAEDFGYDEINLNVGCPSNRVQAGMFGACLMLHPDIVARAVEAMKQAVTISVTVKCRIGVDKQDEELALDILADQVWNAGCDALWVHARKAWLKGLSPKENRGIPELNYERVYRLKRKYPHKFIGINGGIQSIDEVKEHLKLCDATMVGRQVYHNPALLMSIDSKIYGQPHSDLSDCDLIDAMCDYAAKHIASGGRLSHVTRHMINLFHGRNGARRWRQILSNDATRRDADVSVLKEAFAAFV; this is encoded by the coding sequence ATGACGTTGTATAATTCTCCATCATTAGTAAAATTTGCAGTAGCACCAATGCTAGATTGGACGGATCGGCATTGCCGTTTTTTTTATCGTCTTTTAACAAAAAAGGCGCTGCTTTATACTGAAATGGTTGTAGCAGATGCTGCAATCCATGGCATTCGTGAACGACTATTGGGTTTTAGTGATGAAGAACACCCAATTGCATTGCAATTAGGTGGATCGGATTCGCAAAAATTAGCAGAAGCGGCGCGAATTGCAGAAGACTTTGGATATGATGAAATAAACCTCAATGTTGGTTGTCCATCAAATCGTGTTCAAGCAGGCATGTTTGGTGCTTGTTTGATGCTTCATCCTGATATTGTGGCAAGAGCTGTAGAAGCAATGAAACAGGCTGTGACCATATCTGTGACTGTTAAATGTCGTATTGGTGTAGACAAACAAGATGAAGAATTAGCCTTAGATATTTTAGCTGACCAAGTGTGGAACGCCGGCTGTGATGCGCTCTGGGTGCATGCACGCAAAGCGTGGTTAAAAGGATTAAGCCCGAAAGAAAATCGTGGTATTCCAGAACTTAATTATGAAAGAGTTTATAGATTAAAACGTAAATATCCCCATAAATTTATTGGGATAAATGGTGGAATTCAATCAATTGATGAAGTCAAAGAACATTTAAAATTATGTGATGCCACCATGGTGGGACGACAAGTTTATCATAATCCAGCTTTACTCATGTCCATTGATTCTAAAATATATGGTCAACCACACAGCGATCTTAGTGATTGTGATCTCATTGATGCTATGTGTGATTATGCTGCTAAACATATAGCTTCAGGTGGACGTCTTTCTCATGTGACACGCCATATGATTAATTTATTTCATGGTCGAAATGGTGCACGTCGGTGGCGGCAAATATTATCAAATGACGCAACAAGAAGAGATGCAGATGTGTCTGTTTTAAAAGAAGCTTTTGCTGCTTTTGTTTAA
- the cobT gene encoding nicotinate-nucleotide--dimethylbenzimidazole phosphoribosyltransferase: MNSSPFDDFRALLTNLPSSDEFSIILARKRQAQLVKPQGALGKLGDIAVWYAGWRGEEKPIITQPLVAIFSGNHGVLEENVTPFPQSMTQEVVKKITAGGAAINQICMAYNLRLKVFDLALECPTMNITKDAAMGERNTAATMAFGMESIAGGTDLLCIGEMGIGNSTVASALCLALFGGEAEEWAESGRGAVGEFYERKVRAIKTAISLHEGYLNDPFEIMRRLGGREIAAMVGAILAARMEKIPVILDGFVATVAAAVLYKINPRILDHIIIGHISSEPAHRKLLEKIEKEPLLDLKMCFGEGTGAAMAAGVVKAALLTHAQMTACEQED, encoded by the coding sequence ATGAACAGCAGTCCATTTGATGATTTTCGTGCATTATTAACAAATTTACCAAGTTCTGATGAGTTTTCTATAATTTTGGCTAGAAAACGGCAAGCACAATTAGTAAAGCCACAAGGAGCTCTAGGAAAGTTGGGAGATATCGCGGTTTGGTATGCAGGGTGGAGAGGTGAGGAAAAGCCAATTATAACACAGCCTTTAGTGGCTATTTTTTCTGGTAATCACGGTGTTCTTGAGGAAAATGTTACACCGTTTCCGCAATCTATGACACAAGAGGTGGTAAAAAAGATTACTGCTGGTGGTGCGGCCATCAATCAAATCTGCATGGCTTATAATCTTAGACTAAAGGTATTTGACTTAGCTCTAGAATGTCCAACAATGAATATTACTAAAGATGCAGCAATGGGTGAGCGTAATACAGCTGCAACGATGGCATTTGGTATGGAATCAATTGCTGGAGGAACAGATCTTTTGTGTATAGGTGAAATGGGAATTGGTAACTCGACAGTAGCATCAGCCTTATGTCTGGCTTTATTTGGTGGGGAGGCTGAAGAATGGGCTGAATCTGGTAGGGGGGCTGTAGGAGAATTTTATGAACGCAAAGTGAGGGCAATAAAAACAGCTATTTCTTTGCATGAGGGTTATTTAAATGATCCTTTTGAAATTATGCGTCGCTTAGGAGGGCGTGAAATTGCAGCGATGGTGGGTGCTATCTTAGCAGCAAGAATGGAAAAAATTCCAGTTATCTTGGATGGTTTTGTAGCAACAGTAGCAGCAGCAGTATTATATAAAATAAATCCAAGGATACTTGATCATATTATTATTGGTCATATTTCTTCTGAACCAGCTCATCGTAAGCTTTTGGAAAAAATTGAAAAAGAACCGCTTTTAGATTTAAAGATGTGTTTTGGAGAAGGAACAGGTGCGGCTATGGCTGCGGGTGTGGTCAAGGCTGCTCTTTTAACCCATGCACAAATGACAGCTTGTGAACAAGAAGATTAG
- a CDS encoding uracil-DNA glycosylase family protein, with protein sequence MTQQKCDQIVKLGEQIRSCRVCVERPHYFPPLPHEPKPVVYLSKTASIAIAGQAPGLRVHETSIPFNDRSGDRLRDWLGVTSNEFYDRSLFAIVPMGFCFPGYDQNKSDLPPRRECQEIWHEKVFQAMPQIKLVLAIGNYAQKWHIAELKHKTVSETVNDWKNILSIRQPRGYNVMPLPHPSWRNTFWLQQHPWFNDELIVYLRHLVRKFL encoded by the coding sequence ATGACGCAGCAAAAATGTGATCAAATTGTTAAATTGGGAGAACAAATTCGTTCTTGTCGTGTTTGTGTTGAACGTCCACATTATTTTCCTCCTCTTCCCCATGAACCAAAACCTGTTGTTTATTTATCCAAAACAGCTTCTATTGCAATTGCAGGTCAAGCCCCGGGATTACGTGTTCATGAAACCTCTATTCCTTTCAATGATCGTTCTGGAGATAGATTACGCGATTGGCTAGGTGTAACAAGCAACGAATTTTATGATAGATCGTTATTTGCTATTGTTCCCATGGGATTTTGTTTTCCTGGTTATGATCAAAATAAATCTGATTTACCACCAAGACGCGAATGTCAAGAAATATGGCATGAAAAAGTATTTCAAGCTATGCCACAAATAAAGCTTGTTCTTGCTATTGGAAATTATGCACAAAAATGGCACATTGCAGAACTTAAACATAAAACCGTTTCAGAAACCGTTAATGATTGGAAAAACATTCTTTCTATCCGTCAACCCCGAGGATACAATGTTATGCCCTTACCCCATCCATCATGGCGAAACACTTTTTGGCTACAACAACATCCATGGTTTAATGATGAATTGATCGTATATCTTCGTCATTTGGTGCGTAAATTTTTATAA
- a CDS encoding thermonuclease family protein: MKNNAFYFDLSDFYRKVTVLGAFIAVNVFINVTINVRCAWSRPQEVVSASTESITGNAIVIDGDSIRIGDVMIRLVGIDAPELRQFCGIEAERYPCGIKAKEHLQKLIANQFVTCYWDKKDKYQRVLGTCRTEKVKNINAKMVRDGWAISYYGYTYQKEEQKAKAQKKGIWQSYFQQPQEWRKVHPYIKR; the protein is encoded by the coding sequence ATGAAAAATAATGCTTTTTATTTTGATTTAAGTGACTTTTATCGGAAAGTTACAGTTTTAGGGGCTTTTATAGCCGTCAACGTTTTCATTAATGTAACGATTAATGTGAGGTGCGCTTGGTCGCGACCTCAAGAAGTAGTTTCTGCTTCAACAGAATCCATTACGGGGAATGCGATTGTTATTGATGGTGATTCAATCAGAATTGGCGATGTTATGATCCGACTTGTAGGAATTGATGCTCCTGAACTGCGTCAATTTTGTGGTATCGAGGCAGAGCGTTACCCATGCGGCATTAAAGCCAAAGAGCATTTACAAAAGCTTATAGCAAACCAATTTGTTACCTGTTATTGGGATAAAAAAGATAAATATCAGCGTGTTCTTGGAACATGTAGGACAGAAAAAGTCAAAAATATTAATGCAAAAATGGTGCGTGATGGCTGGGCTATAAGTTACTATGGTTATACCTACCAGAAGGAAGAGCAAAAAGCCAAAGCGCAAAAAAAAGGTATATGGCAATCGTATTTTCAACAACCGCAAGAGTGGCGAAAAGTTCACCCTTATATAAAAAGATAA